The Thermoplasmata archaeon DNA segment GTCCGGGAAGTTGTGGTAGGCAACAACGTTCATCGCCCTCTCAAGCATCTGAAGTGGCGTGTTCGGCATCGCCTCCTTGAGCGCTCTCAGCCTGTCCCAGGGGTCCTCGTTCAGGAACCTTATTGGGACGTCAAATGTCGCTCCTCCCCAAACCTCCATCGAGAACCAGCCGACCTGGTCCATCTTCGGGGCGATGGGCAGCATATCCTCCGTCCGCAAGCGTGTTGCCAGAATCGACTGGTGTGCGTCGCGGAACGTCTGGTCGTGAAGCTTCACCACGGAGACACCCTCTTCCTGGACCGGGGCCCCGCGCGCGCCGCAGCCACCGGTGCTCCGGGGTCCCTCCCGACAGCCCTGCATTATATATGCTCTATTTAATTATTTCATGTTATATGCTCACACATATCCTATATAGTATCCGTATGCCCACCGTACGTTCCGCTCATCCCATCTCTCTTCCGAGCCTCTTCTCTCTACTCCATCCTTCGCTTCCGGCGAGCGGAACGAAAGCTTAAGTCCATCCACCTCCATCCACCACACGTGGTGGTGATGTTCCGCGCCGAGGTTCGCGTCAGCTTGAAAAAGGGGGTGGCGGATCCGGAGGGCCAGAACACGAAGAAGGCCCTAGAGTTGCTCGGCTTCAGGGAGGTCGGCGAGGTCCGGACAGAAAAGCTGTTCGTCATTCTTCTCGAGGGGGAGGACGAGGCCGTGGCCCGTGCGAGGGTGGAAGATATGTGTCGCAAGCTCTTGGTCAACCCCGTGATTCACAACTTCCACATAAACATACTAAGAGAGTGAGAGCACATGCAAGGTGGTCCAGGCCGCCTTTTTAAAAAGAGAGATCTGCCGTTCCCCCTTTATGATATTGACCTCAGGAGCGCCACTGATGAAGAGCTCGAGGCCCTCAGCCGAGAGACCGGGGTCGGCCTGAGCCTCGAGGAGATGAGGCGGATTGCGGACTACTTTGTGGCGAAGGGCCGGAACCCCACAGACGTGGAACTCCAGTCGCTGGGGCAGGCCTGGTCCGAGCACTGCTGCTACAAGAGCTCCAAGCCCTTCCTGAGGAAGCACATTTTCCCTATCACCTCCGAAGCCGTGCTGGCTAGGGGCGACGCGGGCGTGGTAGCGCTGGACGACGAGTGGGCCTGCGCCCTGAGAATCGAGTCCCACAACCACCCATCGGCAGTCGAGCCCTACGGCGGCGCGGCAACAGGAATTGGGGGGATAGTGAGGGACGTGCTCTGCATGGGCGCCCAGCCCGTCGCCCTGATAGACCCCCTATTCTTCGGCAGGCTCGACATGCCCCATGAGAGCGTTCCCCCTGGTGTAAAGCATCCTAAGTACCTTCTTGCGGGGGTGGTAGCGGGCATCCGTGATTACGGCAACAGAATCGGTATTCCGACAGTGGCCGGGAGCGTGTTCTTCCACGAGGGGTACGCCGGGAACTGCCT contains these protein-coding regions:
- the purS gene encoding phosphoribosylformylglycinamidine synthase subunit PurS, with product MFRAEVRVSLKKGVADPEGQNTKKALELLGFREVGEVRTEKLFVILLEGEDEAVARARVEDMCRKLLVNPVIHNFHINILRE